In Actinopolyspora saharensis, the genomic window CCCAGGCAGCCCCGCGGAAGAGCCGAACCCGATCACCGCACGGGATTCGTCCCACAGGTCGGGGACTCGCGGAGAACTACCTCTTATGGTGAAGTCATGACTGGCACGGTCGAGCGCCACTCAGCCTCCGTGGAGGACTACGTCCGAACCATCTACGGCCTCAGCGAACGCGGATCCTCGGTCACCAACACGACGCTCACGAGCCGACTCGGACTGAGCCCCTCCTCCGTGTCGGGCATGATCACCAAGCTCGCGCAGCTCGGGTTGGTCACGCACGAGAGGTACCGCAGCGTGGAGTTGACCACCACGGGCCGCAGACTCGCCTGCGACGTCCTGCGCAGGCACCGGCTGCTGGAGCAGTTCCTCGTCGAGGTGCTCGACTACACCTGGGACGAGGTGCACCAGGAGGCCGACGCACTGGAGCACGCCGTCTCCGACGAGCTCATCGAGCACATCGCGAGCAAACTCGGTCACCCGACCCACGATCCGCACGGTGATCCGATCCCCACCGCCGAGGGCGTGGTGGAGAAACCGACCACGAAGCTGCTCGACCAACTGCCCCCCGGAACGGTGGGCACCATAGCCCGGGTCTGGGACACCGACTCGGAACTGCTCCGCTATCTCACCGACCACGGGATGACCCTGGGCAATCGGATCGAGGTCGTCGAGCGCAAGCCCTTCGGCGGCCCGCTGGTGGTGCGGGTCGGTTCGGCCGAGGAGGCCGAGACGCACTTCCTCGGTTCCGAGATCGCCCAGACCCTGTCCATAACCGTGCAGCACTAGGCAGCACCGGCAGGAGGGCACCGGCCTGCCCCGGTTTTCCCGAGGGGCACCGCGGCACCACTTCTCGAACCACTTCCCGAACGGCGCTGTCCCGCGCCGACGACACGCGGAAGACGTCAGAAGCACGTCCGGCGAAGCACTACCCGGTACGGCTCACGTGATCGTCACTGCCGGAACACCCCCGAGGTTTCGAACCGCGCCTGCCCCTCGGCATCCGCTCCGGAACCGCGCTCGTCCGGAAACGTGCGCCCCTCCTCCGCGCGATGGGCTCCGAGGGCCGCGAGCAGCAGATCGAACCTGCTGTCGGTGAGCCGCACCACCACGTACCCGAAGAGGAGCAATCCCAGCAGCACCAGCCCGGCCACCCAGAGCAGCCCGGCTCCCTGCGCCAACAGCACGACCGACACCGCCAGCGCCAGCCCCGCGGCGAACCCCAGCGCCCGTGCCAGCGCGACCCGCGTCGACAAAGCGCGATACAGCGGATAGTGCCTGCGTAAATAGCGTTCCGCCCGAACGCGCTCGGCGCGTTCCATGCGGGCGATCTCGTCCAGGCTCGCGCTGATCGCCTTACCGGATCCCCCAGAAATCAATAAACTACCCTCGCCAGCCGGAACCGATCCCCTGCCGAAAATCCGATCGTTCTCGTTCAACGACCACAACTCAGTCGATCATGAAACGCCCGGCGGGACAAGGCTGCATTCGGGGGAGCTTCGCCTCCTGCACGATCCGTTCCCGGAAGCGGGCGATCGCGGGATCCGAATCGACCGAACGCCGGCGGGAGAACGCGGCACACCACTCGAGGAGGCCTTCGGTCCCGGATCCCGCGCAGATACCACACGCGCCCGTGAACGAGCTCGTGGAACGACCGAGACTGCTGAACGCGCAGCTCACGGCGGCGCACGAACCGGGGCCTCCGCGCGGGGAAGCCCCGATTCAGCTGGGAATCAACCAGAACAGGGTCCCCCACGCGACGACGGCGGAGGGAAGCAATGAGTCCATCCGGTCCATGAGACCGCCGTGGCCGGGCAGCAGGGTCCCCATGTCCTTGATGTCGAGATCGCGCTTGATCAACGATTCCATCAGGTCCCCGAGGGTGGAGCTGCACACGACGGCGATGCCGAAGAGCACTCCGGCCCACCACGTGCCCCCCAGCAGCAGACTCACCGAGAGCGCGCCCGCCACCACGCCCGCGGACAGCGAGCCGGCGAACCCTTCCCAGGACTTGTTCGGACTCACCCGGGGCGCCATCGGGTGACGTCCGAGGAACACGCCCGAGGCGTAGCCCGCCGTGTCGGAGGCGACCACCCCGATCATGAAGCACAACGCCCGCAGCCCCCCGTCGGGAGGCACCACCAGCATCGCCGCGAAAGCGGCGAACATCGAGACGTAGGAGCTGGTGAACACCGACGCCGTCACGTCACGCAGATAGCCGTCCACGCCCAGCCGAACACGCCAGGCCAGGCACACCAGCGTGGTGAGCGCGAAGGCCACCAGAACACCGGAAAAACCGAACGGCCAGGACAACCAGATCATCGCCTGGCCGCCCACCAGAACCGGCGGCAGGGCCAACCGGATCCCCGAACCCCGGCGCAACGCCCCGGCCAGTTCGACGGTGGAGAGCGCGGCGGCCACTGCCACGATCCCGATGAACGAGTGCCGATAGGTCAACAGCGCGGTGACGATCCCCGCGCCGAGCAACAAGCCAACCGCCAGCGCGGCGGGCAGGTTGCGGCCCGCACGCGAAGAACGTGCGGATCCGTCCGGCACGTCGGTCGACATTCCGGACTCACCTTCGCGCTGGCCAGTCGTCACCACGCCGTCAGACCTCGAGCAGTTCCGATTCCTTGTTCTTGACCAGTTCGTCAACCTGCGAAACGTGGCGCTGGGTGATGTTTTCCAGTTCCTTCTCACCACGCACGCCCTCGTCCTCGCCGACTTCCCCGTCCTTGACAGTTCGGTCGATCTCCTCCTTGGCCTTGCGCCGCAGGCTGCGCAGGGTGATGCGGGCGTCCTCACCCTTCTGCTTGGCGAGCTTGGCCATCTCCTTGCGGCGCTCCTCGGTCAACTGCGGAACCTGCACCCGGATGACCTTGCCGTCGTTGCTGGGGTTGACTCCCAGGTTCGAGTTGCGGACCGCCCGTTCCATGGCGCCGAGCTGACTGGCGTCATAGGGTTTGATGACCACGAGCCGGCCCTCCGGCACGTTTATGCTCGCCAACTGGTTCAACGGCGTCGGCGAACCGTAGTAGTCGACGACGATGCCGGAGAACATCGCCGGATTCGCACGGCCGGTGCGAACGGTGGCCAAGTCGTCCTTGGCCACCTCCACCGCTTTCTGCATCTTCTCTTCGGCTTCGAGAAGAGTC contains:
- the frr gene encoding ribosome recycling factor yields the protein MIDETLLEAEEKMQKAVEVAKDDLATVRTGRANPAMFSGIVVDYYGSPTPLNQLASINVPEGRLVVIKPYDASQLGAMERAVRNSNLGVNPSNDGKVIRVQVPQLTEERRKEMAKLAKQKGEDARITLRSLRRKAKEEIDRTVKDGEVGEDEGVRGEKELENITQRHVSQVDELVKNKESELLEV
- a CDS encoding metal-dependent transcriptional regulator; the encoded protein is MTGTVERHSASVEDYVRTIYGLSERGSSVTNTTLTSRLGLSPSSVSGMITKLAQLGLVTHERYRSVELTTTGRRLACDVLRRHRLLEQFLVEVLDYTWDEVHQEADALEHAVSDELIEHIASKLGHPTHDPHGDPIPTAEGVVEKPTTKLLDQLPPGTVGTIARVWDTDSELLRYLTDHGMTLGNRIEVVERKPFGGPLVVRVGSAEEAETHFLGSEIAQTLSITVQH
- a CDS encoding phosphatidate cytidylyltransferase, which translates into the protein MSTDVPDGSARSSRAGRNLPAALAVGLLLGAGIVTALLTYRHSFIGIVAVAAALSTVELAGALRRGSGIRLALPPVLVGGQAMIWLSWPFGFSGVLVAFALTTLVCLAWRVRLGVDGYLRDVTASVFTSSYVSMFAAFAAMLVVPPDGGLRALCFMIGVVASDTAGYASGVFLGRHPMAPRVSPNKSWEGFAGSLSAGVVAGALSVSLLLGGTWWAGVLFGIAVVCSSTLGDLMESLIKRDLDIKDMGTLLPGHGGLMDRMDSLLPSAVVAWGTLFWLIPS